The genomic segment AACAATATGGGAAGCGCGTTGGGACAGGCGTTGCAACGATCAGCCTTTTTGGAAAAAGGAAATCAGTTCGGTGTGCCCTTAACGGTGGATGCGGCAGAAACCCATATCAATCTGCTCTTGTCATCGTTTGTAAATGACCATCATTACCGCAATGAAGTCATGGCAGAAGCACGCGATCTCGTTAAAGAGTTAAACGGAAATGAATGGAATCTCGGAGATGATTATGACGAAGTCAATGAGTTTGTGAGGGATGCACTGACACCACATGCGGACGAATGGTACGAAAACTACTTTGCCAATCAATCGCTGGTTATCGGGAAGCGAGGCAAGAATACGTTTCAAGGCGAAATCGTCGAATTAACAGATAGGGAGATCAAGCTTCCTTGGGAGCGGTTGTTTGAAGTCTTTGTCGGGCCAGAAGTGAAGATTGAAAGGAAATAAGATATAGAAGAAGGCGGTCTATTTTTCGAATCTGCACATATCATGTCTCTATCGCTATAAGAAGGTGACGAGGATGGAGACTCTACAATGGTTGTATGTGAAGTATGACTTGGAAATGTATATGCGGGTAGTGGTGAGTGCGATTCTCGGTTTATTCATCGGGTGGGATCGCTCGCACAGAAACAAGCCTGCCGGGCTGAAAACGTATATGTATGTGTCCGTGGCCTGCACGCTCATCACACTTGTTTCCATTTACAGCACAAAGCTATACAGCGCGCCTGGCAACGGAACGATGATGGACCCGATGCGCTTGGCTGCACAGATTGTCACAGGTCTTGGCTTTTTGGGAGCAGGCGTCATCTTGAAGGACGGCTTGAAAGTAAAAGGACTGACCTCCGCAGCCATGATCTTTTTCGCTGGAGGGATTGGCATAGGGATCGGAGCCGGATTTTACGGCATTGTGATATTCTCGGTCATCATCGCCTTTGTACTCGCCAGGATCAGTCAGCGTGTGGAAGATGTCCAGCACAAGCGGTTAGGAAAGTGAATCATGGAGAAGCGGTGCATTAGCATCGCTTTTTTCGTTTATAAGTGACTCGAGTGGGAGGAAGAAGCGAATTTCCAGTCTACGCTTCGGCCTACGCCCCGCAAGAAGTATGACTGTCCGCTTCGGAATAAATGGCGGGAGCGCTTCAAACCAGAAAACGTGAATGCGTTTTTGTATGTAATAAAAGCTTAAATTCCCCGCCATTTATTCCGAAGCTAGGTTGGGCTCCAGAGGCGCTTGGACTGGAAATTCGCTTCTTCCACGCAGCTTCTCGTTATTGTTTGAAAGCAAATCTTAGAAGGTGAGTGCAGTACAATGATCTCAAGAACTTTTTTGTACAAACTTGCAAAACGCCTAAAAAGCTCGAAATCATCCACAGCTGTCCGGAAGTTCTGTCACATGTTTGGAAGGAGACCGCCCGAACGAAGAGAGGATATAGGCGACTGGAAAACATGTGGCAGGGCTTCTCCCGACCACAACAGTGGGATCACGATTTTCCCGATGATATTCCTCTGACAAACGCGCGTTATGCTGGAAGAGCAATGAAAATCTGGAAAGGAC from the Brevibacillus brevis genome contains:
- a CDS encoding MgtC/SapB family protein is translated as METLQWLYVKYDLEMYMRVVVSAILGLFIGWDRSHRNKPAGLKTYMYVSVACTLITLVSIYSTKLYSAPGNGTMMDPMRLAAQIVTGLGFLGAGVILKDGLKVKGLTSAAMIFFAGGIGIGIGAGFYGIVIFSVIIAFVLARISQRVEDVQHKRLGK